The Gemmatimonadota bacterium region ACGCATCTGTACGGGCCGTGTCCGCCGTCCGAATTGACGAGGGTCTTCGGACACAAGCCGTCGACGCTGACGGGCATGCTGGACCGCCTCGAGGCCAAGGCTCTCCTCGTCCGCGATCCGAATCCCGAGGACAGGCGGTCGAATCTGATCCGGGTCACGGAGGAGGGCGCTTCGATCGCCCAACGTTTGCGCGGCCAGTTGGAAGACCTGGAGCGGGCCGTGCGGGCGCGGGTCGGCTCCCGCAACGAGCAGGGCTTCAGATCGGTGATGAAGGCCATCGCCGATATCACGCAGATTCAACTGAAGGAAGAGGACGAGAAAAAATGAACGCGAAAGACGAACTCCGGCGTCAGTTCGAGTTCCTGTACTACACGGTCGACG contains the following coding sequences:
- a CDS encoding MarR family transcriptional regulator gives rise to the protein MAEPLRFVSPLHKATRQIGEYLADDCRRLGVEPAEGHMLSYTHLYGPCPPSELTRVFGHKPSTLTGMLDRLEAKALLVRDPNPEDRRSNLIRVTEEGASIAQRLRGQLEDLERAVRARVGSRNEQGFRSVMKAIADITQIQLKEEDEKK